Within Ipomoea triloba cultivar NCNSP0323 chromosome 9, ASM357664v1, the genomic segment TTATGCTATAAGAGCACTTATTTTATTTAggtgaaaaaaaaatggcacTCTCAAAGTTATGAGttatagtattaattaattagagtgATATATTATCCATTTGAAATTTCTTTTCAACGTCAAATCTCAACCGCTGATATATACTTTATAGTAAAATAAAACATTAACTGGACCACATTACAAAATGTATTGAATTTCGTTGAACCTAACATTGTTCCTACGTCAAATTAGAATTGGACCACATGAAAGATTTATTAGTTCACATGCCAAcctcaactaaaaaaaatggtcaCTTGCAAAAACTATAAAGTAATCCGGATGCCAGGCAATGTTTCATTCATTAGTCATTACCACATTAATTGAAGAAAGCTAAGGAACATACAAAAGGGACAAAATACAAATCAATTAAGTTTAAccatattaataaaaatgttatgtatatatttttagaaagcATCACTCCACTCAAGTGTTAAGTGAAATGCAAAgagaaataaacaaagaaaaaaaatgtaggtAGCATTCTAGAACGATAAGGAGTAAAATGAGCAAATTATATCTTGAACCTCAGTTCATCTTGAAAAGTGAATCCTAAATTACtaatacaaattcatttttaatatattacatgcCAAGGTGAACAGTAAGAATGATATTCAGTATGCTAAAAGTGAACATGTATTAAGGATTTATCGTCTTGCAAGATATAGTAAAATGAGGACATGTGAAATGTATGCCACATTGCAAAATTTATGGATATTGATTGAACTCAAAGTTCTTTCTATGTCAAATTAGGATCGGATCAGACCCACACGGAAGATTTATTAGATCACCTACATGCCAAACAAAGCTCAAAAATGGTCacaccaaaaaaagaaaaaaaaaatcaaaattcatgCATTCAAGGCATGCCAATTGCCAAGCAATAATGATTCCTTCAATTCATTAGTCATTACCACATTAATTGAAGAAAAGAACCCACAAGGgccaataaaaattaaaatcttatCGAACTAATAAAAATGTTAGGTATACTGTTAGAGAGTATTACTTTTGCCACATGAATACATGTGCCAGTTGATTGTCATAAAAGGTATCTCAATGATGAACGCCTAACCTTATAAAGTTGCTAGTCATTCTCATCAAAGTAACACTCATCTCCAAATAATATTTTGTGTGGATGCATGAATATTAGCATTTTCACAATATAAAATTGGTGCATCTATCCCATATGTAAAGGATAAATGAATATGTGGCACTCACGTATATAAATACTATATCCAAATAACTATGCACAAAGCTAGCAAGCACTACAACTCTacaatgtaatttaattttgtactcAAATGAGAATAAAATGAGTTGTATCTTACAACTTCAAGGTTGCATTAGGTCCAAAAAACACAATCATAtgatgtaatttaattttgtactcAAATGAGACACAACTTGCTCCACGCATCAACACACGCCTATTGGATATTTGGAGTCGTTGCCAGCTTGGCAACCACTCCAATTGTTAtctctttttattcttttaattttttttctttgtatttagttttaggaccacaaaaactcaaaaattaaacCTTGCCACTAGCCATGTTCTAATATTGACTTCCTGGtatcacaataaatttttttattcattaactacaataaataaaattggcTAATTCCACAAgcattaaaatatgaattacttttaattttttgaaaattaaaaatatgaatcacttattaatcaaatataaatgaATCAATCAAATATCGACATTTAAGAAtgtgaaaattataatataaatttaagaaGAGAATATAATTAACCTtactcaacaaattaaaatacaccGTGATTGAAATTTATTTCAAGATGACTTATGCTATTGAGAGACCTGTCACTAATCTTGTCAACTTTTTTGCGGTGAGCTCACTTGTTTTATTTTACTTGTCTTCAAGAACACTACTATATCATGTTCAttgaaagagttaatttcatttttggtcctacattTATAAGTGAcggtccacttttagtccttttttattagaacatcctcatttaatcctaatattattgtgacatgaccatttttagtacccattcaacaaaatagttgaaatgtcgttaaatacatagtcatttcaatcttttttttatacaaaatagatTGAACTGCTATATTTTTAAggtttgttttttgaaaaaatctataattaaagactgaaatgtcattgtatttaacgatatttaaactgttttgttgataaatgaccaaaaatggtcatgctacaACAATACTAGAACaaaaagtgaatgttctaataaaaaaaaagacttaaagtggattgtcacctataaatttaggaccaaaaatggaattaactcatcaTTGAAATACTATAACAacatataattcaaataaatcatAACTTATATAAAATGCAACGGTGAAGTTTGTTTAAAAACGAATATGTCTTTTCTCCTCAATCCCTCTACTTATATTTTGTCCAAGATATCATCCTATTGAAAATAGGAAGACATGGTGGAGGATTAAGTGAGGAATTAGGATATCCTAAACCATGACTTAACCTAAACCAGATTCTATTCACCTATCAAATTCCCAATCTTGCACAAGTTGGGAATCCCATGATGCTACTAATCCTACTATAATCATTATACTGTGAGCCATGGTCTATCTTTTAAAGTGGATCACTAACTTAatgttcattttaatatattaaatgtttatttttagtacattgaatatacatttttaaatattaaactttttagggaatttttaaatattaatttttagtttactaaaaattcaattttaggTATGCTATCTAAAAATAACTTCcaatataatacattaataatgagtatttagtatattaaaaataaacatttatgtCCATATTGCAATGTGAACAATAGTTCatatagtataatttttttttataacctaATTTTCTAACTTCGTCGAACTATATCTAAAATCCCACCCGCCCATGAAGAGGTAAATCGAGTTAATCTAGATTCAATACTCAACATTAAATTATACACTTATATGCATAATGAGTCCAATGCAAACACTATGCTAAGGGCATATAGAAAAGCCGGGTAAACTTGAGGATACAtgataaaatgaaatgaaaaggCATCACCGGACTAGTTTAGTTTATTCGACCGATCACCCTAAAGTCTTGCTCCAACGGCAGTGTAGGGTTTAAATCCCACTAGAGACCTAGAGGTCATTAAGAGATCTGGACCGATCAGAGGTGACAAAGATCCCTTGTGTGGCGAGTGTACAGGCAAGAAGTGGAAAACTTAATgtatcaacaaaaagaaaaacaaaacaaaacaaaacaaaacgaaacaaaacaaaaaaaccaaGGTGCTATTAAGTAGCAACGttacacaaataaaataataagttaatAGCAACTAGGGTCCTTCGAGTATAGTGGCACCAtcatgtttagtcctaaacaTTCAATTTAACCAGTCGTgattcttcaactttcaaatttagttTAAATAAGAACAAAGAAGGACCAGATatggttaaattgaaagtttatgaCTAAACAGGGCAGTACCAATGCCACTATACTCGAATGACCACAACTAGTATTGACtcattaactcataaaataatataatactactAAATTAGAAATTTCCACAATAATTATTGTAATAATTCCAATTTAGAATAAACGGActcaattttgtcaaattataaaatatagtaATCTCTTATTACTTTTAGTATTTAGgagttcaatttttatttattttggataataataaaaaaatgtagtCACTACTATCTTGTTTAATAACCAACAAACTACACATGATAGGTAAACCGCACTAAAAAGGTCTTATATGACGAGCTCAACCAAAGCGTTAgacaaataacaaaatttacaCATCCCTTACTATTTTTAGTGATTCGACATTGTTACAATTTCAGCTTGAAAACTTCTCTCAAACGGTATagagtttaaatatttaattaaggcGAAACCACGGATAAAACGAAAATGATAAATGTGCtcctaaaagtaaaaaatagaaaataatctcacgtaaaatatgtaatacggagtattattttagaGTATGTGTACATTTACTCGGTAGAATAGTAGCGACAAGATTCACTGGAAACCGGCAAGATGGTgtcattcattatatatatctctcaaTAGATCTGAGTGAAACAATATACTTGAATGAACTGTTGTGCTTGTTACATAATAATGatacaattcatcaaattagTAAATAAACCATCAAAATTGGATGCGTAGCTATTACACAAACTATCTCAcctaaaacaaaaatattacacacaTCATGTACATGTACAAATAGATGCAACATTACATGCATTCCACATTTCACCCAAATAAAACATAACTACTCTGGTGCACAAGGAACTTACAGGCCACAGAACCGAGGGGTGAAGCGTGAGAGCACACAGCTTTGGCAGTTGAGTGTGTCACAGAATCGAGGGGTGAGGTGTGAGGGCGGGCAGCTTTGGTGGTTGGGTGTCGTGAGAAATCTCTTCTGCCTTAAGATGATATCGGCTCGTAAGGATATGATAGCCAAGGGTGTTTTAGAGCCTCTGTAGCCGAGGGACGCTTCTTTGGGTTTATTTCTAAGAGATGAGTCAAAAAGTCAATGAAGCATTGATCCCCGACTGGTAATCGATGGCGCAAGGATGTTTTCTTGGGAATCAAGTACTCCAGTCTGTTGGTTTCCTGAAAAAATTATgtgccaaaaataaataaacaatgaatAAGTAACTCATGCATTTGAGGACAATTGACgtggataatatatatatcgaaTTTCATCGACAAATTAACTTGGGCAAGACATATATAGTTACTAAGCCTGAAAAATAGACACCTTCCCATCAATTGGGTAGAGATAAAATAGTAGTATCCTCCAAAACAATTCTCAGCAAATAAATTTATCCCTGAAGATGAGGCCGTAGAACAGGTTGTAACTTTAGTAGGGCCTAATTTGACATGAATATAAAAGGAATACATTGGAGGGTACAAGAGGTACTTTACCTGATTCCGTTCATACAACATGTGGTTTTTGGTGAAATATTTGTACATATCCCTTCCTTTGGCAAGCATCTCTTGCTCAATCGGACCTATAATACCAATCACCCGAGCAAGCAAAGTGGCTGGAGAatcattctggaaaaggacctgCAAACCCAGAGAACACAAAAGAGTCTCACATTCTGCTCCAGGATCCAAACCAAACAATTAAGTCACATGTCCAATGTGCCTTTTGAGAAAGTATTAAGTATCATATATGGCATTCACTATCAACAATGTAATTGCATCTGTTATAAACAAGTCAAAAGGACAAATGATATTAACAAGAACATGGACAAATGATATCAACAAGTCAAAAGGATAAATGATATTTATGACCAATGACTAAATAGTTAACCAAAAACATAAAGCATACATCAACTTAGCTTCACCTACATTCATCCCCCAACCACACACACAATAAAAGCAAAAGAATGTTGGTTTACAATCTATATGCAATCAAAAGGAACTTACGTTGCCAGTACAAAGTTCTGCCAATATGCAGCCAAGTGACCAGATATCAATCTTTTTACCATATGGAAGTCCCAAGATCACTTCAGGTGCACGGTATGATCTAGATTGAACATACGAACATAGGTGATCTGTTTCAAAACAACTGCTTCCAAGGTCAATGACCTTCACTTCACATCTACTGTAGCTTTTTACCAAAATATTCTCAGGTTTCAAATCACAATGTATAAGTCCAAGGCTGTGCAGGAATTGGAGTGCCTCCAAACACTGAATCGTAATTGACTGCAGATGAGATTAATAAGCAAGTCAGAACCAACAGAAACATAATGCAGTATCCATAAGGAGATAGCTATGGAAGAAACCTGTAGTCTTGGCATCGTAAAGTAAACTTCCCCTCCAGATTCTCTATTAAATTTATGGAATTCATATAAATTAGCTTTCAGTAGTTCACATACAATCAACAGATGCTCCTGTAAACAGACGTAATGGTTAATACAAAGAAATAGTTCTGACTATTCACTTCAATATGTAACTAGACAGAAAGTTGTAGCACTAGGAAAAgggtaatttattttaaacaagTGGGTCTACAATGTTAAAGAGCGTCCAAACCACAATTGACCATCTTCAATATAGcataaaagtttcaataaaaAGCATTATCTAAATTATTACATGAAAAGctatattgtatatttatatgtttccacagagagaaaaaaaaaaaagtaaagaacTATTCTAGGCTGCTTGCAAAACTCTTAtcaaatttatcatttattgGCTTAACTTAGTATCTGGTCTAAGAAAGCAAGACTTTCATGCACGTCCATATAAAATCTTTCCAGCACTAAATATGAGCATCAACAAATCTAAGTGCTTGGGTTTGTGTGCCCATGtgcaattaaataatttgagggTGATTTATGCAGAGAATTAATGACATGGATATTGCTTAATAGTTGCAACTACATCTACATACACAATATCATGAAAGAAGTAAAATATCTGAAGAAAAATATATCAAGATAAAGCACAATTTCACTTACTCTGTAATAGAAGTAATCATACAACCGAAGTATATGGTACTTATCAGCAGGATCATGTTTGTTGACAAACTTGAGGAgctttatttcatcaaggctcTGATCAAAGAAATCTTTGTTGTTCTTTATAATCTTCACACATACATCCATGCCAGTATGAAGGTCATGAGCTTGGATGGCTTTGCTGAATGCAGCAGATCCAAGATACTCGGTAACATGATAGCGCCCAGCTATCACTGAATTTAGAACAACATGAAAATTTTTGTCCTCCTCAAAACCAGTTCTGAACCAAGGAAAGAGTTCCAGTAAGCAAAACAGGTTTAATTTATTCCTTCTAGACAGCTCAGAGACACTATGGGAAATTTCAATATCAGGTAAAAATGCCTAAGAATAAATAGACAACAATGTTTTCTTGAGAGGCTAATATAAAAGTGTACACAGTTAACATACGGTAGGGTGCTACATTGCTGCACTTGATCTAGTTGAGTTTATCAACTCAAAGCTAGTAAATGTATGCACATAAACAGTCGATTGGCAAGTTAAGTGCCTAAATGTGTCAAGAGAAGTGGCTATTAAACAAGCATATGCTCTCCCTTAATAGCATGTCAATTTATTACATTCCAATGGTTCAAACCAGCCACATAACAGGCCATCATTTTTTGCTGttgaaatcattttccaggtcCTTATCGTCATAGAATCTTTTACTGATTTGTCTAACCTAATAATCTTCAATCTTACATGAACAAGCTAAAGACTTTACGGCactcatggttgaaaaaatcgctaggcgccctGGGGGCGCCTAGGGGCCCgggtatttatttttttattttttattttttaaaaatttgtttaaaattttttaagactaataattataaactatttaatacttttaaatagttaatactaaaatattacggagtaaataTTAAACCtaaaaacatctagagtttgaacaatttagggttatttcgctcaaaacgatgtcgttatgagtgaaataacccgtttataaaaaaaaataaaaataaatagataaacaatagctaatcggccaaCTAGGCAACCTAGTCAGTGTCTAGGACTACGCTGTTAGCACCTAAGCGGCCTAGCGGCCGACCGCCTacaccaccgattatggtgatacgctaggcggccgggcggtgcctaggcgggatttttgcaacactgacgGCACTAGAATGGAGACCACTGCCATCTTCAAGATCAAGTACCAAAAACATTGAATTAATGCAAGTATTTGCTACAGATAACAGTATTATAGTACGGTTTTCTCAACTTCTGAGCTTTGACCGAACTCCTTAATTATGCTTTTTCCTTCAACCCTCTTCAGTTATGTTTTTTTCCTGAATTTCATTATGCTGGAAAAATTTCATGCTAATAAACCAACTTTTCATTAGCAACAAGAAATACTAGTAATGACGCTAAGTCAGTAATTGATCAGATAAAGTGTCAATATTCAGATTTCAGCGGCCTAATGTGTTGGCAAAGGAGTTTggactatttatttatttgagtttaTAGTAAATGGTATCTAGTAAAAGGTATCTAGTAAAAAAAACTGAATCAATGTTCAGACAATCAACGTTAGTACAAAGaacctaaaatattaaattcacagtaattaaaatgatcaaataggaaaaagaaaacacCTGTTTTTCCTGTGCACAATTTTGAGATCGAAGGTTTCAAATTCCTCCTCCTGTGCTTTTATCTGCTTCACTTGTTCCTGTACAGCCACTACTTCTTCATCCTCCAATGATGCCCCCAGATCGTCTTCTCTTGCACTTACTTGGGTATCATGTTCTTCCTTCACATGGTCATGTTCAGTATAACCATCATAATTTGAAAGTGATGAAGGGCTAGAATTTGCAGATCCAGTAGCATTTGCATTATTTTCATATCTTGAGATCTTGACAGGTGATGACTCACTACTCTTTCGCTTCCATGGAACAAGCATGTCATCATTTTTCACCAAACAATCATCAATATCCTCAGCTATTGCTGATTTTATCTCATTTGACCATATAGATTTTCCAGAGTTAGTCTGAACCAACTGTCCATCTCTAGGCGGGGGAAATGAAAATCCCCCATCCAGGTGACTCTTTGTCCTGTCAAGACATGTTATAAACTTGTCAGAACTGCGATTAGCTGCTTTCTTATCTCCATTTGATCTCTCAGAATAAGTCTTATCTGAGTCATGCAGCACATGTTTGGACCCACCAATACCAACATAATTATTACCGAAATACTCTATGTCCCCGTCAATACTCCCTCCAATCAGGCTTTCCCGAACTTCACTGCCAATATCAGCAACATCACTGTTAATTCCAACACCAATGGATCTAACTGACCCATGTTGATCATCATCCAAGCAAATCTGATCTAAATGAGACCTTGCACATTCATTTAAGATTTTTTCATCCTCTAGCATGGCTAGTTCATTTGCTTGTGTAACAAAGCCCTGCCATACAGGCTCTGCACGaatcaaatttagttcatcctcATCCATCAAGTGTCCATCATATTGAGCAGTGAAGCCATCATGATCAGCTCTCCTGTATATTTCAGTTGCTGACAACCCTGTGGAATCATCTGCAAGCCTAACTCCATCCACAGTTTTTGACTTGATATACTGCTCACCTGAAAAGTAAGAATCTTCTTCTGCAAATGATTGGTCATCTTCTTCTCTGTTTTGACTTCTTTGAGGGTCAGGTACACTCCCATGTCCCGTTCCCTTCTCAGTATCACTTGGATAATCAATTTCATGAGACAAAAACCAGGTCTCATCTTCAATAGGTTGCCTAGTGTAGcctacatcatcatcatcatcgtatTCATCAGAGTCCCAATATTCAGTTGGATAGTCAACTGGTTCACTAAGTCCACCAATAGTTGCAAAACCAGAAACAAGATCAGAAGAGTCCTCAACAATGCCCTGACTCACAGAGAGCAAACTACCTCCCACAAATCTTTTCCCACCTGGACCATAATTTGAATGATATTGTTAACACATTGTCAACAAGGAAACTGAaagtaaataatgaaaaaaatgttgttattcCCGGAAACCAAACGTGAGATAAGCCCAGAAGGCCagaatatatatagaaatagaGAGATTGCCGCTTGTCTCTAAACCTATCATTGACTAATACACTATTCTTCAGTAACTCTGACTATTTACAGTCATATGTTAGTTATGAAACTAAGACCCCCTTTAAAAGTCCATGACCTTTGAGTTTCTAGCATGAAAAATTGACACAACATTTCAGTTTTCAAACAGTAAATATAATCCAAAATCCAATTGGTGGTGATGCCATACTAAAGTCTAAGTCCTAACTGTGAAGGTAATGACTTGGGAGCATAATCTAATACTCTAGAAGGTCATCTCT encodes:
- the LOC116029407 gene encoding uncharacterized protein LOC116029407, which produces MGDLSSVDAILEFLRKNKFARAEAALLCELSNHTDSNGVLHKPAVEDKELNQPLEEANGRKISGENLRKDYHKNEEVGKDMSFRSIEEISKELIISEIECGAGRNGPDCKGKNGANVGEQSKVNESVGTSEKNFGFNSSKDTAFDLYSRKYNPNIGPIVYGKTMPNPGEFHNSGNASENSGEVSSSYNERRTSSPGNSGKTKMEIVREKNQNSELKEGDQWHKQIGSYSKDAFADNSWNDCLMKTVFPFSKEDVSTSYDHKIVIGDKNEEKRKPEITDIKAAIKEQVDEIGRALYFVRAHGSEPKDLSGFGLPLGSENQKEELPRLPPVRLKSEEKPFNIQWVEKFERDGNDLSISSTDKTYLIGSFLDVPVGQEINTSGGKRFVGGSLLSVSQGIVEDSSDLVSGFATIGGLSEPVDYPTEYWDSDEYDDDDDVGYTRQPIEDETWFLSHEIDYPSDTEKGTGHGSVPDPQRSQNREEDDQSFAEEDSYFSGEQYIKSKTVDGVRLADDSTGLSATEIYRRADHDGFTAQYDGHLMDEDELNLIRAEPVWQGFVTQANELAMLEDEKILNECARSHLDQICLDDDQHGSVRSIGVGINSDVADIGSEVRESLIGGSIDGDIEYFGNNYVGIGGSKHVLHDSDKTYSERSNGDKKAANRSSDKFITCLDRTKSHLDGGFSFPPPRDGQLVQTNSGKSIWSNEIKSAIAEDIDDCLVKNDDMLVPWKRKSSESSPVKISRYENNANATGSANSSPSSLSNYDGYTEHDHVKEEHDTQVSAREDDLGASLEDEEVVAVQEQVKQIKAQEEEFETFDLKIVHRKNRTGFEEDKNFHVVLNSVIAGRYHVTEYLGSAAFSKAIQAHDLHTGMDVCVKIIKNNKDFFDQSLDEIKLLKFVNKHDPADKYHILRLYDYFYYREHLLIVCELLKANLYEFHKFNRESGGEVYFTMPRLQSITIQCLEALQFLHSLGLIHCDLKPENILVKSYSRCEVKVIDLGSSCFETDHLCSYVQSRSYRAPEVILGLPYGKKIDIWSLGCILAELCTGNVLFQNDSPATLLARVIGIIGPIEQEMLAKGRDMYKYFTKNHMLYERNQETNRLEYLIPKKTSLRHRLPVGDQCFIDFLTHLLEINPKKRPSATEALKHPWLSYPYEPISS